Proteins encoded in a region of the Tachyglossus aculeatus isolate mTacAcu1 chromosome 11, mTacAcu1.pri, whole genome shotgun sequence genome:
- the TTC36 gene encoding tetratricopeptide repeat protein 36 — MGTPNDRAVLRAIFNPDTPFGDVPDLDLGPEEDQWAEEEEEASSSWSSSSSSSPSSSWCRGALLERAKALEAQGVGAAEAGRLSVALDRLGQAIALLPHRASAYNNRAQARRLGHDPHGALQDLGRAIALSRGRGRVARQAYVQRGLLARLDGREDDAREDFERAARLGSPFARRQLVLLNPYAALCNRMLADMMGHLRGPAGQGR; from the exons ATGGGGACGCCCAATGACCGGGCCGTCTTGCGGGCCATCTTCAACCCGGACACCCCTTTCGGAGACGTGCCCGACCTGGACCTGGGGCCGGAGGAGGACCAGTGGGccgaggaagaggaag AGGCCTCGTCGTCGtggtcgtcgtcctcctcctcctccccgtcttcGTCGTGGTGCCGGGGGGCTTTGCTGGAGCGGGCGAAGGCCCTGGAGGCGCAGGGGGTCGGGGCGGCCGAGGCCGGCCGGCTGAGCGTGGCGCTCGACCGGCTGGGCCAGGCCATCGCCCTCCTGCCCCACAGGGCCTCCGCCTACAACAACCGCGCCCAGGCCCGGAGGCTCGGCCACGACCCCCACG GGGCCCTGCAGGACCTGGGCCGCGCCATCGCCctgagccggggccggggccgggtggCCCGCCAGGCCTACGTGCAGCGGGGGCTCCTGGCCCGGCTGGACGGCCGCGAGGACGACGCCCGCGAGGACTTCGAGCGCGCGGCCCGGCTGGGCAGCCCCTTCGCCCGCCGCCAGCTGGTCCTGCTCAACCCCTACGCCGCCCTCTGCAACCGCATGCTGGCCGACATGATGGGGCACCTGCGGGGCCCGGCCGGCCAGGGCCGCTGA
- the TMEM25 gene encoding transmembrane protein 25 isoform X1 yields the protein MARPPGPGWLPPLLLLLQAVSRPGRGEPAPHIDGRIWAARALREDERRAFTCRAQGDGHQAPRLAWYLDGHLQESNSSRVLSAGSGAVVRAAAATTFVVTARRAQRELNCSLIDPTTGRAANASVILDVQFKPEIAQVGAEAQEAQGPGLLVVLFALVRANPPANVTWTDQDGPLPLNASDVLVLDAKRYPWLTNHSAQLRLHSRAGNLSVVAANAVGVTSSSLPAPGLLATRVEVPVLGLVVAGALALGPVAGLGALVARLVCRKNRKAAVPSRRPSLLSSDSNNLKLNNVRLPRENMSLPSNLQLNDLTPRRPGACPPLRPLGLRRPRVLPLSPAFPQQADLAAGLTSRTPRLAPFSAAKASSTSQHWATSTGCPAGVATRFGCDRLFLGRSG from the exons ATGGCCCGGCCCCCGGGCCCAGGATGGCTTCCGCCCTTGCTGCTGCTCCTCCAGGCCGTCTCGCGCCCAG GCCGGGGCGAGCCGGCACCGCACATCGACGGGCGGATTTGGGCAGCGCGGGCCTTGCGGGAGGACGAGCGTCGAGCCTTCACCTGCCGGGCCCAGGGCGACGGGCACCAGGCCCCCCGGCTGGCCTGGTACCTGGACGGGCATTTGCAGGAAAGCAACAGCTCGCGGGTGCTGAGCGCGGGCAGCGGGGCCGTGGTgcgggccgccgccgccaccaccttCGTCGTCACTGCCCGGCGGGCACAGCGTGAGCTCAACTGCTCCCTGATCGACCCCACCACCGGCCGGGCGGCCAACGCCTCCGTCATCCTCGACGTGCAAT TCAAGCCAGAGATCGCCCAGGTTGGCGCCGAGGCCCAGGAGGCCCAGGGCCCGGGGCTCCTCGTCGTGCTGTTCGCCCTGGTCCGTGCCAACCCCCCTGCCAACGTCACCTGGACCGACCAGGATGGGCCGCTGCCGCTCAACGCCTCGGACGTCCTGGTGCTGGATGCCAAGAGGTACCCCTGGCTGACCAACCACTCGGCGCAGCTGCGGCTCCACAGCCGGGCGGGCAACCTCTCCGTCGTCGCCGCCAACGCCGTGGGCGTCACCagttcctccctcccggccccag GGCTCCTGGCTACCCGGGTGGAGGTGCCAGTCCTGGGCCTCGTGGTGGCTGGCGCCCTGGCCTTGGGTCCCGTGGCGGGGCTCGGCGCCCTGGTGGCCCGCCTGGTGTGCAGGAAGAACCGGAAGGCGGCAG tccCCTCCCGGCGCCCATCTCTGCTCTCCAG CGACTCCAACAACCTGAAACTCAACAACGTGCGGCTGCCTCGTGAGAACATGTCTCTGCCCTCCAACCTGCAGCTCAACGACCTGACCCCCCGCCGTCCCGGTGCGTGCCCACCTCTCCGGCCGCTCGGCCTCCGGAGGCCGCGGGTCCTGCCCCTGAGCCCCGCTTTCCCCCAACAGGCAGACCTGGCAGCGGGCCTGACGTCCCGGACCCCTCGACTGGCACCCTTCTCAGCGGCCAAG GCTTCATCCACCTCCCAACACTGGGCTACATCTACCGGGTGTCCAGCGGGAGTAGCGACGAGATTTGGCTGTGACCGCCTGTTCCTGGGGCGGAGCGGGTGA
- the TMEM25 gene encoding transmembrane protein 25 isoform X2 yields MARPPGPGWLPPLLLLLQAVSRPGRGEPAPHIDGRIWAARALREDERRAFTCRAQGDGHQAPRLAWYLDGHLQESNSSRVLSAGSGAVVRAAAATTFVVTARRAQRELNCSLIDPTTGRAANASVILDVQFKPEIAQVGAEAQEAQGPGLLVVLFALVRANPPANVTWTDQDGPLPLNASDVLVLDAKRYPWLTNHSAQLRLHSRAGNLSVVAANAVGVTSSSLPAPGLLATRVEVPVLGLVVAGALALGPVAGLGALVARLVCRKNRKAAVPSRRPSLLSSDSNNLKLNNVRLPRENMSLPSNLQLNDLTPRRPGRPGSGPDVPDPSTGTLLSGQGFIHLPTLGYIYRVSSGSSDEIWL; encoded by the exons ATGGCCCGGCCCCCGGGCCCAGGATGGCTTCCGCCCTTGCTGCTGCTCCTCCAGGCCGTCTCGCGCCCAG GCCGGGGCGAGCCGGCACCGCACATCGACGGGCGGATTTGGGCAGCGCGGGCCTTGCGGGAGGACGAGCGTCGAGCCTTCACCTGCCGGGCCCAGGGCGACGGGCACCAGGCCCCCCGGCTGGCCTGGTACCTGGACGGGCATTTGCAGGAAAGCAACAGCTCGCGGGTGCTGAGCGCGGGCAGCGGGGCCGTGGTgcgggccgccgccgccaccaccttCGTCGTCACTGCCCGGCGGGCACAGCGTGAGCTCAACTGCTCCCTGATCGACCCCACCACCGGCCGGGCGGCCAACGCCTCCGTCATCCTCGACGTGCAAT TCAAGCCAGAGATCGCCCAGGTTGGCGCCGAGGCCCAGGAGGCCCAGGGCCCGGGGCTCCTCGTCGTGCTGTTCGCCCTGGTCCGTGCCAACCCCCCTGCCAACGTCACCTGGACCGACCAGGATGGGCCGCTGCCGCTCAACGCCTCGGACGTCCTGGTGCTGGATGCCAAGAGGTACCCCTGGCTGACCAACCACTCGGCGCAGCTGCGGCTCCACAGCCGGGCGGGCAACCTCTCCGTCGTCGCCGCCAACGCCGTGGGCGTCACCagttcctccctcccggccccag GGCTCCTGGCTACCCGGGTGGAGGTGCCAGTCCTGGGCCTCGTGGTGGCTGGCGCCCTGGCCTTGGGTCCCGTGGCGGGGCTCGGCGCCCTGGTGGCCCGCCTGGTGTGCAGGAAGAACCGGAAGGCGGCAG tccCCTCCCGGCGCCCATCTCTGCTCTCCAG CGACTCCAACAACCTGAAACTCAACAACGTGCGGCTGCCTCGTGAGAACATGTCTCTGCCCTCCAACCTGCAGCTCAACGACCTGACCCCCCGCCGTCCCG GCAGACCTGGCAGCGGGCCTGACGTCCCGGACCCCTCGACTGGCACCCTTCTCAGCGGCCAAG GCTTCATCCACCTCCCAACACTGGGCTACATCTACCGGGTGTCCAGCGGGAGTAGCGACGAGATTTGGCTGTGA